DNA sequence from the Acanthopagrus latus isolate v.2019 chromosome 15, fAcaLat1.1, whole genome shotgun sequence genome:
caacaaaaagcttgGTGTTTTGTTGACTTGAAGAACTACAACCATGTCCCCCAGGGGTACACTGGGTATTTGGAGTGCCAGAGCTGGGGGCTGTTGCTACCAGCTATCCAGTCCCTGTATTTACCAAAGTGAGAGCTGTGTCCATATACTCAACATACAGTGTGTTAGACTCCACCAGATGACGAAGTTCTGCTGGCTCGTCTGCTACATGACCTCCGggaggcagctgtgtgtgaagcAGTCAGGACGAGGTGCTCtaagtctgaggccatggtcAAGAAAACGTCCTGTTCAAGAGTGGTGGGAAAGTGCAGCATAACATGAACAGACGGTTTGTTGCACCTGAGCGTCAtggtgaagaagaagctgcGCCGAAAGACAAAGCTTTCGACGTACCAGTGCATCTATGATGACCGCTGCCACCCTGACCCAACCCTGCATGAGCTGATGAAGATGGATGTAAGGTCTGGACATCAAAAGCTTAGCAAGTAAATGAATTTACCACAAGGACACATTcatgaaatgcaaatgttacTTTAATGTCAATTCAGAAAGAGCATGTGGTGTGAATAGGCATTATAGGGATAATCTCAAGTTCAGTGCATACATATTTGTCATTTGCCTGGTTTAGTGTGTgttgaaaaaaattgaaaaaagataATTTACTTCGACATTGTTTTTCAAACACTGGTGATACAGACAATTGAAACACTTTGACTTTCAAAGGTTACTGACATGCAGTGCGTAAGTCACTGTCACATTATAACATTTATTGttataacatgttttttttttgtttgttttttacatcatAAGTTATATTCCTGTTAACTTACaacattataaaaacatttcttgctATAACAATACACATTTCATGTAATGGGGGACCTGGCAAGGCTTAATGACTGACGGATGGTTCTGGAGAGCAAAACATGAACACTTTTGTAACAGGACTCCCAGGTTTCATGTTTAACATGTTATTTTCATAATATTATGTGATACtcatcagtgtttctttttttatgactcGGCAGCATCACACTGCCATGCAAATAGTGTTTCTTCCATATGATATTAATCCAATCTCATCACGGATATTGTTTATTAGTGTGTTCCTTCTAGCTCCATGCTCTTACCATTCAGAAGCTGTAATGGCACTAAGGTACTGACCTTTGCACTCATAACTCTTTGTTGTGTAagaatataatataaaatggtgCAATATCTCTCTCAGATCATTAAATGACTTGCACGAACAATGGTAGGACATAcgcacagcattgtcacaacataaaattgaacctaaagattaaaaaaaaaatgtttcaagaaatgttaagtttcaacatatccctTGATTTTCCCAACATGTATTTCAGTGATTGGGTTGACTTGACTGAATTGTTAGTAATCACAATGGTTCAAAACTCAAAAGTTGAACTCAAACCAACCCGCCCTGTATGAGGGATCCTCAGTGAAGCCCATGCCTTTGAAGAGCTTGTAGGAGACCGTGTTCTCCTCCTCTATGAAGCAGTACACTGGGAAACCCTCAGCATGGAGTCTCTTGGCCATGGCTCTGATCAGCACTTTGGCGTAACCTTTGCCCCTGTGCTCTGGTAGAGTGTACAGTAAGCCCAGGGCACCGTAATCATAAACCAGAATCCAGGACACCGGCTGACCCTGGCTGTCAGTGACGCAGCACGACGGGAAGTTGCTAATGAGGTTTGTGATGTTCCTGTGGCCCTTCTCATTCCCTCCAAACTTCCAGGTCTTATTCACCAAGTCGACATGAGAGAGGTCGAGGGATGAAATCCTTGATTCAAGCTCactgttcagaaaaaaaaaaactatgatcACTGGAGAATCATATTAGGTAAGTTTTCACTAATGGAGATTTAAGTGAAATACCTTAACATTTCAATGAACTGGCTGTACCTGTCATCCTCTGGTGGAAGCAGATGGCTGGTGTCTGGCAAATACATAAGATGCACCAAAGTATAGGCTCTGTTGTTGACTTCCATGTCAGAAGATACTTGTTTGAGCATGGAGGCATGGGAAAAATCAAATcctgcaggaaaataaatgattcaagAGCGATATTATCATGTTAACTGTCTTTAACATGAGTTACACATGTATATGTTTGCATCACAGTTTTATCAATCAAGCTATACAATTTTTTGCCTGTGACGTAGATCATATACCATTGGATAGTttaataaaaatgcatcttATTTTACAAGCCACCATACTGGCATAGTGCAATATGTCGGCACTGTCAGCgggtgtgtatgtatgcatgtaaacTCAAGTTATCTGAGTATCTTATGTATTTTCTGTGTACACTCTTGTTTGCAAAATAATGGTTGCTGTCAAACAACGGCATTAAAACAAAAGGTACAATATTAACCTACAACGTGTAGGAAGAGGAAGTTCAAAGTGGAATAAAGTGGAAAAAGTCCATCTCTGCAAGGCTCAAAACTCACCTCCAATCAAGAAATAAGTGCTCCAATCAATCGCATTCTCTTCTGTCAGCATTTTCCTTAAAATCTCTTCATCCATACTGTAGTATGTCACCTTTTTCATGAACTCCAAAGCTTTCTTGTTCTGCGAAGTCAATGACAAAACTCAGCCGTCAGAGCCCACGCAAACATCTGGGAAACCTTCAACGTAACCCGGTTCTTCCAATGGGACGTGAACTCACCTTGGGGTCAGGTCGGCAAATGATCACCTTAAAATCAGGCCATGTATCAACAACCATCTCCAGAGTAGTCGGCTTGTTCCTGTTAATGCCGAATAGGAAGCCATATACCTAAAAAGACATGGCACGGAGGGCGACGGTGGTTTACGAGTACATACAGGCTGCGCCGGCATGCTGACATATTTAGACTGGAGTGTTTATAAATGGCTTCCCGACGTCTACCTTCAAACTCCTCGGGAAGTGTTTCCGCAGAACTCCTTCGGCAGCCACTAGTTCTTCTTTGTTCAGGACCTTCATGTTGTGATGGTGAATACAGCTCAccccgtctgtctgtcagaacTCATCTGCTCTGACAGAAACGAGTTCGGCCTTTATAAATCATCAACAGGCTGTCATGCTACTTACAGTATGTCACTTCCGGAGCATTCGGCTTGTTCCTGTTAATACCACAAAGGGCACCATGCACCTAAAAAACATGGAGTTACAATTGCTTGAaagatgacagacagactgtgttaTATGCAGACATATTTAGACTGTAGTGTATATAAATGCCTTCCCCATGTCTACCTTCAAACTCTTCGGGAAGTGTTTCCGCAGAGGAGtgttatatatacacacacacacacacacacacacacactcaaaccaaCGCGCCCTGTATGAGGGATCCTCAGTGAAGCCCATGTTTTTGAAGAGCTTCTAGGAGACCGTGTTCTCCTCCTCTATGAAGCAGAAAACTGGGAAACCCTCAGCATGGAGTCTCTTGGCCATGGCGCTGATCAGCACTTTGGCGTAACCTTTGCCCCTGTGCTCTGGTAGAGCGTACAGTAAGCCCATAGCATAGTAATCACACACCAGAATCCAGGACACCGGCTGACCCTGGCTGTCAGTGATGCAGCACGACGGGAAGTTGCTGATGAGGTTTGTGATGTTCCTGTGGCCCTTCTCATTCCCTCCAAACTTCCAGGTCTTATTCACCGAGTCGACATGAGAGAGGCTGAGGGATGAAATCCTTGATTCAAGCTCacttttgagaaaaaaaaactatgatcACTGGAGAATTATATTAGGTAAGTTTTCTCTGATGCAGAATTAAGTGAAATACCTTCACATTTCAATGAACTGGCTGTACCTGTCATCCTCTGGTGGAAGCAGATGGCTGGTGTCTGGCAAATACATAAGATGCACCAAAGTATAGGCTCTGTCTGTTGCAATTTGTCAGTCGTAATATCAGGCAGATTTATAGGTGGCTGGTATTGGCTATGAGTTTTTCCTTCCTAAATTCACAAGACCGATAGATTTATTTATATGGCCAATGAAAGATAGGattcctgaaaaaacaaactaacaaacaaaaaacccccaaactgaacacattttcaattaaaaaaaaaaaataaataaaacagaggcCTGGACAGCAAAAGTTTGATAACTTAATGAATTAACCACATGGACACAGTCATGAAACgtcaaatgttattttaatgacaatttaaaaacagcGTGTGGTGTTAATAGGCTTTATTAGGCTGTTCAGTATGTAACTATTTGTTATTTGCTTGATTTAGAAAGTATGCACTGAAAAAAGTTGCTATTCTAAAAGTTAATTCACTCCCTCATTGTCAGTCACTACTGGTGATTCTGGCATCTAAAAATACTGACTTTCAAAGGTTACCAACATACAGTGAAGTAGCACaggaaaagaaattaaaatctTAATACATGGTTACATGGTGGTTTCGTCTACAGGAAATTACACGTTACTCTTTCTGAAGGTTATTCTGCAAGCGTTGAAGAGTTTCCACATTGTTTTCTTAACTGCATTTCTCCTCAAGCAAAGAGATCTCCTGAAGCCATGGCCTGCTCCACACTGTGAATTTGCACTGGTAAGCCTGTGGAAAGAAAAGTTCAGAATACAcattacacgcacacacagtatatCATGAATCTTTAAGATCATGTCAAGTTAAGATTAACATagcatttatttgtctttaagaGGTCATGATGGCCTTGATAACCACTGTAAAGATATCATCCCCTGCTCAATGTTCAATGATCATGATTATTTCGTGATTAAATATTTACCCCTTTTAGGAGCCTATGATTATTGATTGACTGGTGTTGAATTATTTGTTTCATGTAGTCATCTGGTTAAAATTCaactgttttaatgtatttgcttttcattatcattaaacaaatacatcatAATCTATTATGGACTACATGTGATCAAGTAAGAGGATCACTTTCAGGCTCCTAGACAGTTGTCCTTGCTTCACTCCACTTTGTCTGACTTCTCTCTACCATAGCAGCAACAAAAATAGATGGTTCAAAGAGGAAAAGTAAAGAACTGTTTCACAATCTGACAGTTTGTACACTACTTGATGAGCTTTCACATTGTTTCTTAAAACTCCTAGCCTGGACTTATGTGGTTCCCTTTAAATCAAGTCATTACCCGAGCCTTGGCTGCGTCTTCGTGGACGGCACACACGTTGTCACTTGCACTGCCCTTTCTGCAGGGGGTCTTCCCCATTTGCACAGTTATGACGTACTTGACGCCAGCAACCACCTATAAGGAGAAATGGATGTGTCATGGATATACATATCATTGTAAACCTTAATGATAAAGCACTGTAAAGCAAACAGATATCACGACAATACTAAGACACTGCCATCATCCACTCATCTCGTCAGTCAAATACTATTGACGTGTCACAGAGCTGTGTCATTATTTAGAGCGTTTGAAATTGATCGGATCAAGTAAACGCCTTACAGCTTTGTTAATCCTGTCAGATTTGTTATATAACTTCATCCCAGACAGAAAGTCAGATacagtttttggtttatttattttaatttttaactaCACAgtactttattttttgcacAATGCATTTAATAATTACACAGCTCTAATTGAATATGCccattgctttaaaaaaaacaaaacatatctaCATACGTGTTTTTATCGTTTTAATCATCCATTGTtagtttttctattttattactttgtattttatcattgggtgtatttttaaaactttaaaactctgGTTTTGATGACGtgtaaatacatacacataaacttagacttattattattatttatttttttttcttactttatttctcattcttttttattcatgtgtcaTTCATTTGTACTACTGTCTTCACAAATTGATTTGCATTCTAACTATTTTTACTTATTATTTTACTTGTTGACTTTCTGAAATTGAATAAagaaaggcaaacaaaacaaaaaggggaagCTCATTTACTTCACATTGGTAAAGTCTAACGGGACAGGGCAGGATTTAATCGGATTATGATGTTTGTAGTCTAACAGACcaaaacatgttgtttcacTTCATTTGCCCTGTCCGAACACACTCGCTATTCAATCATATGTCTGTGTATATACACAGGCATGTAATGGAGGCTTTAAGTAGATCAGGGGTGAAAATTAAACTCACGTTTGAAACAGGCGTCGGGCCTGCTGCGAGTATTAACACAACGGCCGTTACTAACACCGACATACACTAGACTATCATGGTTTCACCAGCTAGAGGGTCACTCCAAGATAAAGCCTGTAAACATGAATACATCTTATTAGACATTACTCACCTGACTCTGAACTCTCACCACCTCTGCCACTTGGCTCAGGTACGCGTCGTTGCTGCGTCTGTTGTGTTGGACGACGGCGAAGTTCAGAGCATCCCTCGCCCCGGCGTCATTCACATCTATGTCCCGGAAGCCCCCGACCATGGCACCAAGACCGACGGCGAGAACCGCCGCGAGAGTCGCGAAGACAATCTTCCACATCGTGTTTCAAGCTAcgaaaacacagcaaaacaacaggCCCGTCGTCTCCGCCTTGTTATATAAACAACGACGTCACGTCTGCCCTGCTCGCCGGGAGTGGCACATCTCGCAGCCAATCAACAATCTCTGCAtcgcaacccccccccccccccctccagaAAATCCAGTTTCACTTCTGAACGCAGTCAACGAAGCAAACACGGTACgtattagtttgtttttggtgAGTTTGTGGACAAGTTTGGAAGCGCCGTCCGGTAACATGAGTCATTTATGTCCTCTGCCCTACTGCAGGTCGGTTAAACAATCACCTGTGAGCTCTCACCTTTGGAACGGCACTATGCAAAGACTACAGGTTTTAAAGTAAGCACGCACCTTCCACTAATATTAAGATTTTATTGATAAGTAACTATTTGTAATGATATCAGAAATGTCCTCTGATATGTCTCCACACTTTGCAGGGAAACTTTCTCTGGCTTGGATgctgtccagcagcagctggccaTAGGCTCAGCCTTGGTAGCAGGAGGGATCCTGGCATtcctgctgctcagaagaagagaagtgaaAAGTATTCCTCTCGGTGAAGGGTGGTGGGGAGCAGGAGAGAAGCCACTGTTGGAGGATGAAAAAGTCTATCCCTTTAAAGTGCAAACCTCAGATGAAGAGATTAAGGTCCTTATGAGTTGTTAATTGAACATTTCATCAAGAACATACAAGTACCAATAATGAGGCAGTAACTTGTTAATGTTCAACAGGACCTTCATGAGCGCATCGACAGAGCTCGCTACTCTGATCCTTTAGAAGACGGCGGCTTCCATTACGGCTTCAATTCCACTCATCTCAAGAAAGTGGTTTCCTATTGGAGACATGAGTTTGACTGGAAGAAACAGGTGTCAGTGCTGAACAAGTACCCACACTTCAAAACTAAAATAGAAGGTACACACAGCCTACAGAGTGATCCCCAATGACAGGAATATTTGGCCACTGTTTATATACGTTTGCTTCAATGCAGGATTGGATGTGCACTTCATCCACGTGCGCCCTCCACACCGTGAGAACCAGAAGGTTCTGCCTCTCATGCTCGTTCACGGCTGGCCCGGCTCCTTCTACGAGTTCTACAAGATCCTGCCACTTCTCACAGAGAACCAAGATGGTCTCGCGTTTGAGGTCATATGCCCGTCTATCCCTGGCTACGGCTTCTCAGACGCCCCTCGCAAACAAGGTAGATGATGAGAAATGAGTGGACATGTTTCAGCTTGGGCGGCAGATGTTTACAAATGTGCTTCCCGTGTTTTTTCAGGATTTGACAGTCTGGCTGCCGCAAGAGTTTTCCTGACTCTGATGGAGCGTTTAGGGTTCTCCCAGTTCTACCTGCAGGGAGGAGACTGGGGCTCCCTGATCACCACCAACATGGCACAGATGAAGCCTCAGTGAGAGACAGCAGAACAAGCACTTACACTCCACAACTTAACCACTGCTGTGGAATTTACAccacccactttttttttagagggAGCATTGTGACATCTTTACACAGATTGTGAAACAGTGTTTGCACTGTGACTAAGCGACCAAAAATCACTGACACTACAAATTGCCAAAGACTGACTGGAGcaaatcatgatgatgttttgctgagagaaaaacactacAAATACTTGTAGTTCTAGCTCTAAATTGACacttaatacaaaaaaatgtgttgtcatcTTGTTTCACGATGTCTCTTTTCCAGGTGTGTGAAAGGACTGCACTTGAACATGTTGAATTCAAATAGGGGATTCAAAGTGCTGATGTCCCTCATGATCGGTCCTTATCTGCCCTTCCTGGTGGGCTTAAGCCGGGAAGATGTTCGCCGGTTGTTCCCTTTCTTTGAGAAAAACGTCTGGGAGATCCTGAGGGAATCAGGATACCTTCACATCCAGGCCACTAAACCAGACACTGCAGGTGGGGACATACATGACCAGGAAACAGAGTCAGATCTTATTATAACTCTGACACTGTTTACAGGTCAAAGATGAACTCACTGTTCTGCAAAGACACCACGTGAAACAATCCAGCTGTTGCTAGTATCTTGTAATCtcagtgtgttgttatttcAGATCTAAATCTGTCTTTACAGGCTGTGGAGTGAATGACTCCCCTGTAGGCTTGGCGGCCTACATTCTGGAGAAGTTCTCCTCCTGGACCGATCTCAGTAACAGAAATCTGATGGACGGTGGGCTGGAAAGGTACAAGAAGGAGTTCAGTTTTGCCTTCTTATTATTTTCAGCTTAAGTATAACACAGTTGTTGATTCTACATGGTTTGTTGTACAGGAAATTCAGCCTGGATGACCTTTTGACAAATGTCATGATCTACTGGACCACAAGCTCCATAGTCTCCTCCATGCGCTTCTACAAAGAGAACCTTAAGAGCAATCCTAACAACAGAATTGATGCAAAGTATGTGACCAAACCCTCTTACGATTTAAACCATGATATCACCGCCTTTTAGAGCACCATATTATCATATCGTGTTGTAACTTATAAAGGTTTGTGATTGGTTTTAGGACAGGGATATTTGTGCCCACTGGACTCGCCACCTTCCCTCATGAGCTGATGCACTGCCCGAAGTCGTGGGCACAAATTAGGTATCGAAACATCTACTCCTACACTTTGATGCCTCGAGGTGGTCACTTTGCTGCATTTGAGGAGCCTCAGCTGCTAGCTGACGACGTCATTCAGTTCATCAAAAAAGTGGAGAAGTGAACCCGGTGATGCGATTTCAGACAAATGTCATAttgatacatttgttttttttattgcttttgtgtttgcGGCACTGTCAAAATCATGTTCAGGttttaattaaaggaaacatataCACAGATGATACTGGCACATACTGGATCAAAGAAAGTAATATACTGCACTCACCCTTTCAGGttatgttaattaaaaatatataacaccaatattatgtgtgttttgtgtttattgtctttaaaaagTTAGTGATCTGTAATGCAAAAACATTCttcataaatataaacattaataGAAAATGTCCTTAGATTTAATCACCTGACAACAAAGCTTCAAGAACACATTCCCTTGGTATTACAGAAAAGATAACACACTGCTGGTGTCCTTAAACCCACCATTGTTTAAATGTgcatacttttactttttagtcagagatataaaaaagaaacccataatttttaaaatgtagacaGTTGAATTCAAAATTCATTTGaagcattaaaatgtaattctagTATTTGGGCTCCAGAAACTGCGCTCCAATCTTTGTACCTCGCTCTTTCCAACATTCTGGCTCACTTGCTGAAGCCCCTGATAGCCATGGGTGCCTGAAACCACACATAATCCTGCCAGTCTGAACCCTCTGCCCTCTGTCCCTTACAGGTGCTGGGGTCAGTAGACAGAGCAATGACTTGGTTCTTTACTCGGGTTGGCACTTTAAATTGTAGTTTAGGGCGAAACCAACCCACACCACAATCCCGGTGAGCCAGCACCAACACTGTGGTGGACATTAAACGAACGGGTTTGGTGTCGGACAAAAGATCAGCTACGAAGAGTGTGCGGAAGAGCTGCCTTAAGCAGGAGGATACCCGCAGACATTGATCTCCACTGGCCACGACCAGAGCCTCCATGTTGATCTCGTAGATCTCTTTGGGGAGGACGAGGGAGCCACCCATTAGCAGTAACACGCGGGGCACCCTGCTGATGGAAAACagcacctccagctgctgcagcacctcctccagctcctgaagGGTCTGCTGACACTTGCGCCCGTCCACTGTGTCTTTATCCTGACAACCAAACACTTTGACTTGATTTCATATGCAACACAACAGCAATCTTCATTAATGAAGATATTATGTGCAGTTAGAAAACCTGCACTGAGGCTTGCTGTTTCCTCTGCGAGTACACCAGCTGGTCATATGTCATGGGTAGCTGCTGCCTCTGATAGAGAATGCACTTCAGGATCTCGCTGACGAAGCGGCAGCAGCCTTGCTGAGTTGCAGTGCCGGGGAAGACCACGCTCACAAGGCCCTCCTCCCGTGCCCTTCTCACCACCTCAGCATCACTGGCCTCtgtgttattgtgttgtttaCTGGGAGTCACATTGGAATCTTGCACACTGGACTGTCCAGAAGTCCCTTGTTCTTGAGTGTTGTCTGTCCAAATGATGACCAGAATAATGTCATTAGGGTGTACAATGGACATGCCGTGTTACATTTAAGCTTGGTAAATGTTCATGAAATCGAAAGAATCGTACTTGCCTTGTTGAGCTTAATGTTTTGCAAGCAAAGTCTAACAAAAACTTTGACTTTATCAAAACAGCTACCGCCATAGCTTAGCTAACGTTGAATTTAATAGCAGGGCAGGGTTTTACGACTCAACCAC
Encoded proteins:
- the LOC119033164 gene encoding glycine N-acyltransferase-like protein 3; this translates as MKVLNKEELVAAEGVLRKHFPRSLKVYGFLFGINRNKPTTLEMVVDTWPDFKVIICRPDPKNKKALEFMKKVTYYSMDEEILRKMLTEENAIDWSTYFLIGGFDFSHASMLKQVSSDMEVNNRAYTLVHLMYLPDTSHLLPPEDDSELESRISSLDLSHVDLVNKTWKFGGNEKGHRNITNLISNFPSCCVTDSQGQPVSWILVYDYGALGLLYTLPEHRGKGYAKVLIRAMAKRLHAEGFPVYCFIEEENTVSYKLFKGMGFTEDPSYRAGWFEFNF
- the LOC119033170 gene encoding cystatin-C-like, producing the protein MWKIVFATLAAVLAVGLGAMVGGFRDIDVNDAGARDALNFAVVQHNRRSNDAYLSQVAEVVRVQSQVVAGVKYVITVQMGKTPCRKGSASDNVCAVHEDAAKARAYQCKFTVWSRPWLQEISLLEEKCS
- the LOC119033158 gene encoding epoxide hydrolase 1-like, which produces MQRLQVLKETFSGLDAVQQQLAIGSALVAGGILAFLLLRRREVKSIPLGEGWWGAGEKPLLEDEKVYPFKVQTSDEEIKDLHERIDRARYSDPLEDGGFHYGFNSTHLKKVVSYWRHEFDWKKQVSVLNKYPHFKTKIEGLDVHFIHVRPPHRENQKVLPLMLVHGWPGSFYEFYKILPLLTENQDGLAFEVICPSIPGYGFSDAPRKQGFDSLAAARVFLTLMERLGFSQFYLQGGDWGSLITTNMAQMKPQCVKGLHLNMLNSNRGFKVLMSLMIGPYLPFLVGLSREDVRRLFPFFEKNVWEILRESGYLHIQATKPDTAGCGVNDSPVGLAAYILEKFSSWTDLSNRNLMDGGLERKFSLDDLLTNVMIYWTTSSIVSSMRFYKENLKSNPNNRIDAKTGIFVPTGLATFPHELMHCPKSWAQIRYRNIYSYTLMPRGGHFAAFEEPQLLADDVIQFIKKVEK
- the LOC119033167 gene encoding MAD2L1-binding protein-like; this encodes MTYDQLVYSQRKQQASVQDKDTVDGRKCQQTLQELEEVLQQLEVLFSISRVPRVLLLMGGSLVLPKEIYEINMEALVVASGDQCLRVSSCLRQLFRTLFVADLLSDTKPVRLMSTTVLVLAHRDCGVGWFRPKLQFKVPTRVKNQVIALSTDPSTCKGQRAEGSDWQDYVWFQAPMAIRGFSK